From a single Lycium ferocissimum isolate CSIRO_LF1 unplaced genomic scaffold, AGI_CSIRO_Lferr_CH_V1 ctg16141, whole genome shotgun sequence genomic region:
- the LOC132042557 gene encoding protein SRC1 — MSGILHKIEETLHIGGHKEGDKHDDKHKEEKHHDDKHKEEKHHKKEDGHSGEHKEGIVEKIKEKIHGDESGEHNHKDGEEKKKKKKKKDKKEKKHDGHDSTSSSDSD; from the coding sequence ATGTCAGGAATCCTCCACAAGATAGAAGAAACACTCCACATCGGAGGCCACAAGGAAGGAGACAAACATGACGATAAACACAAGGAAGAAAAACACCATGACGATAAGCACAAGGAAGAAAAGCACCACAAAAAAGAGGATGGGCATAGTGGAGAGCACAAAGAAGGGATTGTTGAGAAGATAAAGGAGAAGATCCATGGAGATGAAAGTGGAGAGCACAATCACAAGGATggagaggagaagaagaagaagaagaagaagaaggataagaagGAAAAGAAGCATGATGGACATGATAGCACCAGCAGCAGCGACAGTGATTAG